Within the Salvia hispanica cultivar TCC Black 2014 chromosome 4, UniMelb_Shisp_WGS_1.0, whole genome shotgun sequence genome, the region tgaaaatatttgatttgctaataaatttattttttatgtgaatAATGCGAAGCTAAAGTTTCTATCTTGGGAACATTTTGGCCCCGGAATATCTGGGGGGTTTTAAAATGTGGTTTTTGATCTGATGGGCTTCTGGAATTTCCCGCTCAAAACATTaatgttttactttttctcttttttatgcTGTAGCTTCTGACGATCTGAAGTGAATGTTGTGTTTTGACTCAGTCAAGTTTAAGTCGCTacaataaaacagattaaTGATTCTGTTTCCTTGTGAATCTGTGATTTTTACATGATTTCTTTACGTTTCTGTACTTTCTTAAGTAAAACATACATTTATAAACTATCTTGTATATAATCTACTTCGAGTCTATTTATGAAAACCATTCCTTTTCCAAGTACAGAAGTTTGTCAATATATCCATATATTTATCACAACGTTAGAGCCTACAACttctatttttgtcattttttatattcggAATAACATTGTGTTTGCATGCAAATTCAATTTTGGCTTACTTGAATTGATTATTGGGGTATAATTTTCTCTTTGGGACTTCTGATGCTATTTTTTAGTTAACCGATTTTATGTAATTGCTTATTTGAGTGAGTATTGTGGGGGTTTTGAATCATGATGGTTGCATTGATCTTTGCAGGATAAAGAGGTCTTGAAAGTGACAGACACTCCTCTACAAGGTTTAACTcatgattttaggagttaggacacaaatttaaagataaataaattttcttttagttgAGAAATTATGTAGGGGATTGCGTTCATGTTGCCATTTGACTGTGGactctcatttaatttttgtggacaGTGTCACCCAAGGAGTCTGGTCCCACAGCTCCTTTACCTGAAAAAAAGTTGTTGGTCTTCATTCTTGATAGGCTTCAAAAGTATGTACTTACTTTTGTACTTCTTTTAGTTTCGGTTGATGCTCATCTTTTTTTACCTTTCTTGGactgttttattttggtccTCCATCACTAGTTTTCAGCAATAGTTTCTTGGATTTATCTTGATGCAGGAAGGACACATATGGGGTATTTTCTGAGCCAGTGGATCCTGACGAGGTGATGACACCAAGCCAGATTGTTTATTATATCATACCGTTCTCTTTTTCTGCTGCTGACCTAGACAATTTTTCTTGCAGCTGCCTGATTATTTTGACATAATAAAGCATCCAATGGATTTTGGAACAGTTAGGAAGAAACTTGAGAGTAGGGCTTACAAAAACTTGGATGAGTTGGAGGTTGGTTTGATGATGAGAAACTGAACTTTCAAGCTTATAATATATAATGCTGTACTCATTGTCtttgtttaatttctgttttgGTGGTTGAAATGGTTGCATAGTGTGGTAGGGTTAGGCCACTTAGGTTTCCAGAATGGTTATCTTAATGAACTCAGTTTTTTATTAATCGATCATATTTTTCACCAAGATCCTAAATTCCGTGGTTTTTGGAGATAacttatttaagaaaaatatcaaaatggaAGTTGAAAGCTTTGTGCTAAGAGTAGATGTACTGCTACTTGAATGTTATGCGACTTCCGGTGCCTTGACCATGAACTTGCTAAAACAGTAGTTTTTGGGCATAATGATCATTAGATGCTTCCAGAACCAATACAAGCGCCAAGAATTTATCAGGATATGCACATTATGCCATTGACTTGACTTTGTTGAGCTTCTTTTTATTCATTAGGtattttattgtagtattATATGGTTTAGGGAATTATTTACACGTACTCTAGGGATTGTGCCGGTAAAGGCAAGGTTTCATACCTTCATGgattgattattaattatattattgctcagatttttctgttttctgtACTAGAGCTTGGTTCATTATATTCTTGTCAATGCAGTTTTGGTTTCTTCTATCATGTAATTGAGGCAAAAAGCGATGCGATTGCAACTGAATTTCACTCGATTTTTTATACCAGGCTGATGTAGATTTGATATGCTCGAATGCCATGCAATATAATGCTTCGGATACAGTCTACTTTCGGCAGGTTTGCCTTCTTACCAATTTATGCCTTGTTTCCTAGTTAATCCTTCTATCTGAACAATGGGTAACATTAGGCACGGGCTATACAAGAGCTTGCAAAGCGAGACTTTAAAAATCTGAAGCATGAAGGTGCTGATGGTGTACCCCAGCCCAAGATAGTGCGGAGAGGCAGGCCACCAAGTAGTAAGAATCAAAAGAAAGCTATTGAGACATCCCCAGTAGATCGTGTTGGTACTGACCTTTCTTCGGGTGCAACTCTTGCTAATGGAGAAGATAAGGCAACAGGATCTAATTCGTACAATCTAAGAAAGGCATCACCATTATTTAGGTACAGGTCCTCTGACTCATTTTTGTCACCTTACACCTCAAGAAATGGTGAAAACTACTCCGAGTATTCGACGGATTGGAATAATGAATTTCCAGGTATTTGTCCGGGTGCTTTGTCAAAGTCCTCATCAGTAGTTAATTTCATGCAATGAGTTAACCCCTTTTCCAACTTGCAGCATCAATTTTAAGGGCTGAtaataaatatggaaaaaaacAGTTTATAGTGGATGAGAACAAGCGCGAGACCTATAGACAATTTGATCCGATGTCTTTAGGCGACAATTCACCCGTTTTATATCATTCAAATGGAAACATGAGGCGACTTGTCCCGGTATATTTCTTCAGCAAAACTGTGAAATTTGTTAACTTGTATGTACCTAACTTACTTACTCCTCCCATTCCCTGCTTGTAGGTGGGTCTTCATGAAGCCCTTGCTTATGCTCGAAGCCTGGCCAGGTATGCTGCAAAGCTTGGCCCCACAGCCTGGAAGATGGCATCGAAGAAGATAGAGGCCGTCTTACCTGCAGGGGTACAATATGGTCCTGGCTGGGTGGGTGAGAATGGAGCAACTCCCCAGCCATTGCCTACCTCAGTCGCAAATCAGAGATCATTTACTGGTGATTTTAATGCAAGGAAACTTGTTACACCCCCAACTTCCGGCTTAAATCCTTCTGTCGGGGGTGGGCCCTGTGAAGCCATGGTCGAAGCTGTTAAGAAACTGAACAGCCAGATTGAGGTGGCGGGACAAGGTGACGTCTCTTCTTGGAGAACACAATTCCCACCCCAGCAAAATCACATGCACAACTCCCATAGAAATGGTTTTAGCGGAATGTTTGGGTCATCTGCAGCAGGTTCTGCTAGAGCAGCAGTGCCACAACCTTCAGTTTCGGAAGGGGTCTCTGCTCCATCTCCAAAGGTGGAAACAGTATCCCCAAGAAGTCGTTCATCAAGTCAGTCTTCAGTTATTGAGCAAGCTAAGTTGCCAGAAGGCAGTAACGGTGTACCCCCTGGATTTCAAACAGCACAGGTTAAATCCTCTACTTCCGTTGGAGAAGCTGATATGCGGAGCTCTGTCAAATCTTCATGGCCAGTGCAGCAGCAAAGATATAACCTTGCAGTTCCACCAGACCTGAATGTTAGAGTCCCAGCCGGCTCACCTGGTTCAAGCCTGCAAATTAGTTCACCACAACAGCCGGATCTGGCATTACAACTCTGAATATTATTCATCCATTTTTAGGCTGCAGCTCTTTGGTGTTTtcagtgaaaaaaaaaactctggCTTACAATGAAGGGCTGCAGATCGACGACAGAGTTCATCAGAAAGCTTTTATAGATCAATCGTGTATCTAATTCTTTAGGCAGAGTTGAAGAATGTTTTAACATTTATGACTTGGACAATGACCGACCGGGCCAGGCGAGATAATAGGAGCAACACGAGGGGATAGCAAGGTTTTAGATTGGATTACATAGATAGGTTTCTCCATTTGGATATGAATCAACATTAAGTGTAACAATATTTACATGAGCTCATTTATTAGGTCCAAATACTTTATGACAGATCTGGATTTCTTGTCTAGTAACTGTGATATCTTATTAATAGAGCCGAAACGGGCCATATTTCATTTCCGGTTCTCTCTTTCCGATACAATTACCCATATCTAGACTTgatttaccaattttatagaTGGAAAATGATATGCAATAAGGGAATTCAAAAGCATTTGAATGGGCAGGTAATGCTGTCGAAATTGGCGGTATTGTAGGGAATTTCGAGCTAAATGTAGGAtcgagaaaaagaaaaagaatggcCCTAAAATTATGGGGTTATGTTAGAAAGTTTGTTGTGTTACGATTTGAGATGTGAAAAAATCTCAATGTTTTTGTATGGAACACTAATTTTAGTATGTGAATTGTCTGGTTGTGTTTTGCTTATGAGGAGATCTGTAAAATGTGGTGGGATGTATGAGCAATGTGGTGCTTTTCATTACTCAGGAAAAAGGTTGTCCGGAGTTgtgaaagaagagagagaatataaaGTTCTCTCTCGAAAACACTAGTTGTTCATTCTCTTTCTCAATTCCAGATATGCCTTCTCCCAAATGTCATGATTCGCTAGAATTTCGTGTTTAACGAAAATGGAATTCGCTTTGGGAGGCTAAGCTGGTGGTGTTAGTCTCTGTAAAATTCTTTGGATCCATCTTCTCTACAAGGAGATGAGTTGCTTTCCTTGCATAAGCTTCAGACGCGAAGATATACTGGACTATGACGAAGAGTTGAAGCTAAGATCCATGGAAAGATTaggtaaatatatatattccttGCTTTGTTTGAAGATGGTGATATATGGTTGATGTTTGATCTTGAAGCAAAGGGAAAGGGAAGCTACAAGGTTAAAGAAGGTAAGATTCATTTGTGATCTCACCTCTACCTGGGTTTTGAATAATCTTGAATTGCAGAGGAGGATGGGAGAGGGAGAGATCAACGCGTTTCCAAGAAGGGAAACATGGCGCGCAGCTTCACACTCAAGGAACTCACAGCAGCTACCCAGAATTTCAAGGACGCCAACATGATTGGGGAAGGCGGCTTTGGCAATGTGTACAAGGGCCGGCTGGAGTGTGGCACGGTACGTAGGTTTCATGCTGGAACGAATAAACGCATCGAGATGTGAATTAATGGTATTAATGATATATGAAGGTTGTAGCTGTGAAGCAACTGAATCTTGAGGGGCTTCAAGGGCACCAAGAATTTGTGGTGGAGGTGCTGATGCTGAGTTTGCTGCACCATCCCAACCTTGTAAATCTCATTGGTTACTGCACCCACGCTCAACAAAGGCTCTTGGTTTATGAGTTCATGCCCAGAGGCAGCCTCGAGAATCATCTCTTTGGTAATTAATCTAGCTAAGCTAATCACATTTAATCATCATGCATAATCCtcctaattttttaatctaatcTATCAGATCTAGAGCCAGATCAGGGGCCACTGAGCtgggagaagagattgaagaTCGCAGTTGGTGCAGCTCGTGGCCTCGAATACCTCCACTGCCAAGCAAATCCACCCGTCATATACCGTGATCTGAAGTCATCAAACATGTTATTGGACAATGCCTTCAACGTCAAGCTGTCTGATTTTGGCCTTGCCAAACTTGGACCAGTGGGAGACAACACCCACGTCTCCACGCGAGTCATGGGAACATACGGCTACTGCGCTCCCGAATATGCCATGAGCGGTAAGCTAACCTTAAAATCCGACATCTACAGCTTTGGAGTTGTTCTGCTCGAGCTTATCACTGGCCGCAAGGCCATGGACTTCAGCAAGAAACCGGGAGAGCAAAATCTTGTCGTATGGGTAAGTTTTCACGTGTCCATCCCCATATATAGGGTTTGATCATGCTTTGTAAAAAAGACCAGTTTTTGTGATGATTTGGCATTGTGCAGTCACGGCCTTATCTCAAGGACCCGAAAAGGTTTATAGAGATGGTGGATCCTCTGTTGGAAGGACGTTACTCGGCTAAGAGCATGCAACACGCAATTGTTGTGACCGCAATGTGTCTTCAAGAACAGGCGAACAACCGGCCCAGCATCGTGGACATAGTGAGCGCACTCGAGTACTTGCAAGGCTCTGAAAAGAAGAAAGCGACATCGAGGCAGCTCTAAGTAACATCACCATTCCATGTCTTAGCTAGATATCTATGTGTCTACTTGTGTTGATGAACCAGCCCCAAAGCGAATTAGCATCATTGATACTAAGATTAGCTTTTTCTTGGATTCAAGCTGTCTTAGAAGTTTTTTACCTTTTGTAGcttctattttaaattatgttatcatTGTTTCTTCAACATGTGATCCCCAAAAACGTTATCGTAAAACTGCTTAAGATCAACCTGAGAGCTAAGATATTTAgttaaagataaaaatatgaaaattttattccaaaaatTTAGAGATTATTATTGTAACCCTTAAAAACTACACATATTGCCTCAATTGGTGGAACCAGTTATATGCCAAACAGAGCGATCAAAATCAATGCATACTATCTTTGCTCATAAACCACTAACTCTATTAGTAGATAATTGTCCAAAAATAGATATgtaaaatgactcaaaaaTGGACTATTTATACCTATTACGTCCTTGTCGAAATCATGCAAGCAGCTAGAGTTCAAATGTTGTTGGGATATTTCATCACTAAATCACTCATCAGCAAAAGAGGACTGacaaaaacgaaaataaaagCTCGAATAGTtagagttgaaaaagtttaaTGATGCAAGAGTAAGAAACAGAAGTTACATTCTGATAAATGCTTATTTCCTAAAGAGCATCAAATGACTGAGAATGCCATAATATGGCTGAAAGATAACTGCTGTACTTAGTTTTACAAGAACCTAATAAGGAAAAGGATTTAatctaaatatatagataacGCAATAAGCACATAGATTTCCCACAAGTCTCACCAGTTAGCGCGTGTTTGCTTGCAATAGCTGACCTGTTACAGTGTTACCCGGTGAAGGTTTGATAAAAACATTCATCGCCTTCATCCTCTGCATCTCGTTTCCTGTAACAAATACAATGCAGAGAGTGCATCTGAGTATCTAATAGACGACCAGAAATTGCTAAAGATTATCTTCAGAACCAAATAGAACGCTAACAGATAGCATACACCAATTTCCAAAAGGGGGACTAAAGAAATATCTCAAAGCATATATATTCAAAGAGAGATTTGTCCTTCCCATAACATTGAAGAGGGCAGTATAGGCTGTTCTCTGCTAGCGATGGGCTGTTGATCCAATTTTAACCATTAGGGCCTCGAAGCACCAATACTTAGAAATTCATATACATCAGATGTCAACCAATGTAAATTATTTAGAAGATTGTTTAAAGACCAAATCATACTGCCTTTGGCATCATTATATTTCCCATAAAGACCAACAAATCACAACAGGTAtccttatttaaatttcagtgATCAAAACTTTCTTGGACAAATACAACATATAGCTCATGTTCCATGTatgaaaccaaaaaataaataaaattatgttgtCTACCTTCCTCAATTGTCAACTGGATTGCTCTTTTCTCCAACTCTACAGCATGCTTACTCAGCTCTGAGGGGGGTAGATGCATAAGCGCTGAAGCAAGTCACGCAAAACAAACAGTGTCTGTCAGATAATATAGCGCATAGATTAAACATTCACCAAACACACAGAAGAAAAAGACTCACTCTGAGTGTAGTCTATTTGGTTAGCTTCATCATATTGTTTAAGAGACTTCTGGAGGTGGATGAAGCGCTCGGTTTCCATTCTTAGCAGATCATTGGTGGTCTTAAAATCAACGGTACGAGGAAGCTCATGAGAAACCTTAACCACTGGAGTGCTATTGCTATGCTTCCCCAAAGAATTAGGCACCGATGGGCCACTACTTGAAAAGGCCATGATTGCTGTCAGCTTGTTTGGTGTAGCTACTGGACTTTGATGAAGATTGCCATTCTTCACTGTCTTCTGATTAACATCTTGCCGTGATTGACCTACTGCATTCTTTGGTTCTGAACAGcttgtaatttttttctcgACATTGTTATGAGGTCTTCCGACTCCAAGTTCTAGCTCAAATCTCCTGCGTGCGTTCATGACATTCTCATTTGTACCATTGTAGGCTGAGTATGCGAGACCTTGGGAACTTGAGGGGCGCTCAGGCGTAAGTCTTTTATTTCCACAAACCTTAACCGTGTCACCACATGATTTCCCACCTCCAGGATGAATATTCTCTGGCTGCTTATGAATTGATCCCACATTTTCATTCTGCAAATCTCTGAGGGCCGTCTTTTTCACAGAACCAGGGAACTGCTTATCGTGAGCAGGAGCAGGAGTGGGAGTCCCACCACCAGCCATTACATTTGTGTTACGTTCAGCGTTTATCATCATTGGAAGTCAATCCAGCTTGGAAGTAGTTCCCACAAAATATCCCAGCCAAAGCAGTGATCTGCAGCACAAACATAAGATATTGCTCGTAATACATTGCTTAGAGTACATAAATTCGTATATTTCAATGGCTCAAATCCCCACATCAagagatttttaaaaattcacaaaCTTTATTCGTTTAGTAATGACAACCAGAACAAGTGTATGTACCACTGCCAGAACCAGATTACATGAACTAAACACAGAATTGATACAACTATTTTCACCAACAATTTAAAGACATTCTTCCCACCCACCCATCCCCCCCCAACAAACACTCAATAGTTGCACAACCTTAAAAATTCCACTCTGTATTATAAAGTTCCGAAATGCAGAAAAAGCAGCTAaaaattgagataaattaatagtaattccGTTCCCcatcaacaactaaaaacttcaaaaattaACCAATAGACAAACCAAGACCTAAAAATGAACCAGCTAGCATACAAACCTTTCTaaaatttactactcctatttcaAAATAGAATAGACAAGGACATGCGCAAAACACTCCAATTCAAAAGACGAGAACCTTATCTGACTATGTAAAACCGCAATTGCGCCGAAGAAAATGAATATCCCCACAAAACCCTACATGAATTGcacaatcaaattaaaatactgaTAATACGAAGAGTAGATacagaaaatgagaaataatcATTTGAATTGTGGAGTTTTGCGGTTGagctagaaaataaaagaggtGAAGAGAAAAGGAGGAGGTAGTGATAGTAGGGAAGCGGAGGGAGACTAACCGGAGGAGTGGGTTTTGCAGATCGGCAATAGCGGATGTGGGGGAGACGGCGCCAGAGGAGAGGAGGTTTTCAAATAACAGAGCGCTCACCTGCATTTATTTtccacatttaattttgaaatctaagtgtaattattaattagaatatgGCTAAATTGCTACCAACATTGATTCGATGGTTTTTGTGGCTACTTGTTATAAATTAGTAATAGTAATGTTATATATTgtagtgaaaaatgaatacaCAGAATCTCTTGTGTGCTCGAATAGCACCACACGCTCTAAACAATTTGTAAGATGATTaggtaataattaaataggacAAACAATAATTAAGTTGATAATACTCTAGTAACTAAGAATGGTTGTATTGTATGCTCGTGCTCAGGCGAGATCATCTCAAActaaaattaagttaataattgACGAATCTCTTTCGTACTTAGTactttgaaatatatttttaaagataCATGTAACTTGAAACGAGTCTAATTATTTACACTTTGTTATGATGCTAAAACGAATTTCACTTCTgctaattctgattttttgtatttgttaacaattttgaaatgaatttCACTTGAATCGAGTCCAATTATATGGTTATGAGTTATGACTTGATTGTAGTGAGGTTACGATTCTAGAATGATTAttattccatccgtcccactttagcagtctcaGTTATTTTTGAAGAGCAAAAATGTTTGAAGAGCAAAAATGatggagtagtaaaaaaacagaaaacaatgTACAGTTTTGTAGTTGCATtgttacaacaacaaaaacagTGGGAGGTATCTAGGGAATTTCTTGAGCCTTGCTGGCGAGCCGGAGCATGGTGTTGGCCTTCCTCCGCCCCCTCTCCGTGCCGTTATTCGAAACATCAATCACATACTCATACATACCATACTGCAACGCCGCAAGTAtcatattactattattcGATCCCAGCTCCAGCAGCACCGCCAGCGCGCACTCCTTGTTCTTGGGGCTCCCATCCCGCAGCAGCTTCACCAGCGTCTCTATGAACGGCAGCTGCCCCAGCTCCCTCCTCCCCTCCGGGCTCGACGCCAGCACCAGCAGCATCGACAGCGTCTCGTTCATCATCTCCAGCTTCTCGTCCTCCAGTATCCTCAGCAGCGGCTGCACGATGCTCGCCTCCACCGCTATCGCTCTGTTCGCAGGGTTCAGGCAGAGGTTGAACAGCGCTGTCACCGCGTCCTTCTTCCCTCTCATCGTTCCCACTCTTAGCAGCTTCACCAGCGGTGGGATCCCGTTTAAGGATCCTATCTT harbors:
- the LOC125222217 gene encoding uncharacterized protein LOC125222217 — translated: MGKVPTAAAATTEMKRKKKKGRPLKNPPPLSTPPKTPLSNSASRRSTRRNPNNHDSPPRPEFDDDEDEDERKEKKVKLVVRLPQSDDKTLADEKNQHQLQHSGGHSHDSNSGSESGSGYDSDPEDEDREGSAKKRKIIDDDGGSDDGGLDQDKEVLKVTDTPLQVSPKESGPTAPLPEKKLLVFILDRLQKKDTYGVFSEPVDPDELPDYFDIIKHPMDFGTVRKKLESRAYKNLDELEADVDLICSNAMQYNASDTVYFRQARAIQELAKRDFKNLKHEGADGVPQPKIVRRGRPPSSKNQKKAIETSPVDRVGTDLSSGATLANGEDKATGSNSYNLRKASPLFRYRSSDSFLSPYTSRNGENYSEYSTDWNNEFPASILRADNKYGKKQFIVDENKRETYRQFDPMSLGDNSPVLYHSNGNMRRLVPVGLHEALAYARSLARYAAKLGPTAWKMASKKIEAVLPAGVQYGPGWVGENGATPQPLPTSVANQRSFTGDFNARKLVTPPTSGLNPSVGGGPCEAMVEAVKKLNSQIEVAGQGDVSSWRTQFPPQQNHMHNSHRNGFSGMFGSSAAGSARAAVPQPSVSEGVSAPSPKVETVSPRSRSSSQSSVIEQAKLPEGSNGVPPGFQTAQVKSSTSVGEADMRSSVKSSWPVQQQRYNLAVPPDLNVRVPAGSPGSSLQISSPQQPDLALQL
- the LOC125222219 gene encoding probable serine/threonine-protein kinase PBL21, whose product is MSCFPCISFRREDILDYDEELKLRSMERLEEDGRGRDQRVSKKGNMARSFTLKELTAATQNFKDANMIGEGGFGNVYKGRLECGTVVAVKQLNLEGLQGHQEFVVEVLMLSLLHHPNLVNLIGYCTHAQQRLLVYEFMPRGSLENHLFDLEPDQGPLSWEKRLKIAVGAARGLEYLHCQANPPVIYRDLKSSNMLLDNAFNVKLSDFGLAKLGPVGDNTHVSTRVMGTYGYCAPEYAMSGKLTLKSDIYSFGVVLLELITGRKAMDFSKKPGEQNLVVWSRPYLKDPKRFIEMVDPLLEGRYSAKSMQHAIVVTAMCLQEQANNRPSIVDIVSALEYLQGSEKKKATSRQL
- the LOC125218649 gene encoding uncharacterized protein LOC125218649, coding for MMINAERNTNVMAGGGTPTPAPAHDKQFPGSVKKTALRDLQNENVGSIHKQPENIHPGGGKSCGDTVKVCGNKRLTPERPSSSQGLAYSAYNGTNENVMNARRRFELELGVGRPHNNVEKKITSCSEPKNAVGQSRQDVNQKTVKNGNLHQSPVATPNKLTAIMAFSSSGPSVPNSLGKHSNSTPVVKVSHELPRTVDFKTTNDLLRMETERFIHLQKSLKQYDEANQIDYTQTLMHLPPSELSKHAVELEKRAIQLTIEEGNEMQRMKAMNVFIKPSPGNTVTGQLLQANTR